The following proteins are co-located in the Diaphorobacter sp. HDW4B genome:
- a CDS encoding MFS transporter — MQSEIKKLSMTQVLACGAAIVTLSMGIRHGFGMWLQPITQDMGWTRETFAFALAVQNLAWGVFGIVGGIAADRFGAFKVLICGAILYALGLAGMATSPTPGLFALTTGVLIGAAQAGTTYAVIYGVLGRQISAEKRSWAMGVAAAAGSFGQFLMVPVEGQLILQLGWKTALLVLSLAVLLIIPLAFGLREPGFQGGATRAPRTQSATAAFMEAIRYPSFLLLTAGYFVCGFQVVFIGVHMPSYLKDHGLSPQVASYALALIGLFNVFGTYIAGTLGQRMPKRHILAFIYFARAVVIAVFLMVPLSPMSVYLFSAVIGALWLSTVPPTNAMVAQIFGVQHMSMLSGFIFFSHQIGSFLGVWLGGYLYDKTGSYDVVWYLSIALGVFAGLVNLPVRENAIARAIPKAA; from the coding sequence ATGCAAAGCGAAATTAAAAAATTGTCCATGACGCAGGTGCTGGCTTGCGGCGCAGCCATCGTCACGCTGTCGATGGGGATTCGCCATGGCTTCGGCATGTGGCTGCAACCCATCACACAGGACATGGGCTGGACTCGTGAGACCTTCGCTTTCGCGCTCGCCGTGCAAAACTTGGCCTGGGGTGTCTTCGGCATTGTAGGAGGCATTGCGGCCGACCGCTTTGGCGCGTTCAAGGTGCTGATCTGCGGCGCGATTCTGTACGCGCTGGGCCTGGCGGGAATGGCCACATCGCCAACACCGGGATTGTTCGCGCTGACCACGGGCGTGCTGATTGGCGCGGCGCAGGCGGGCACCACCTATGCGGTGATCTACGGTGTGCTCGGCCGCCAGATTTCAGCCGAAAAGCGCTCGTGGGCCATGGGCGTGGCAGCGGCTGCGGGCTCGTTCGGACAGTTTCTGATGGTGCCCGTGGAAGGCCAATTGATCCTGCAGCTCGGCTGGAAGACCGCGCTGCTGGTGCTTTCCCTTGCCGTGCTGCTGATCATCCCGCTCGCATTCGGTCTGCGCGAGCCCGGTTTTCAGGGCGGCGCCACGCGCGCACCGCGCACGCAAAGTGCCACTGCGGCGTTCATGGAAGCGATCCGCTATCCGAGCTTTCTGCTGCTGACCGCCGGCTATTTCGTCTGCGGTTTTCAGGTGGTGTTCATCGGCGTGCACATGCCGAGTTATCTGAAGGACCACGGCCTGTCGCCGCAGGTCGCGAGCTACGCACTCGCGTTGATCGGCCTGTTCAACGTGTTTGGCACGTACATCGCGGGCACACTCGGCCAACGCATGCCCAAGCGCCACATCCTCGCCTTCATCTACTTCGCGCGAGCGGTGGTGATCGCCGTGTTCCTGATGGTGCCGCTGTCGCCCATGTCGGTCTATCTGTTCTCGGCAGTGATCGGCGCGCTGTGGCTGTCCACCGTGCCGCCGACCAACGCGATGGTGGCGCAGATCTTCGGCGTGCAGCACATGTCCATGCTCAGCGGCTTCATCTTCTTCAGCCACCAGATCGGCAGTTTTCTGGGCGTCTGGCTTGGCGGCTATCTGTACGACAAGACCGGCAGCTACGACGTGGTCTGGTATCTGTCGATTGCCCTTGGCGTCTTCGCGGGATTGGTGAATCTGCCGGTGCGCGAGAATGCGATTGCTCGCGCCATTCCAAAGGCCGCGTAA
- a CDS encoding bifunctional 2-polyprenyl-6-hydroxyphenol methylase/3-demethylubiquinol 3-O-methyltransferase UbiG produces MSFCTTASEALQHAPLHPASGWIQRWSHLVPQGAGVLDVACGPGRHMQWFAERGNAVTGVDRSAEALESAARFGTVIQADIEGGAWPLTGREFAAVVVTNYLWRPNFPNILSSIAPGGVLIYETFALGNESVGRPARAEFLLQPGELLGLCKGLRVIAYEDGFLEDPARFVQRIVARREPSPATESFRAQLGHSV; encoded by the coding sequence ATGTCCTTCTGCACCACCGCCAGCGAAGCCCTCCAGCACGCCCCGCTCCACCCGGCTTCGGGCTGGATTCAGCGTTGGTCGCATCTGGTGCCGCAAGGCGCGGGCGTGCTCGACGTGGCCTGCGGCCCCGGTCGTCACATGCAATGGTTTGCCGAGCGCGGAAATGCCGTCACGGGTGTTGACCGTTCGGCAGAGGCGCTGGAATCCGCAGCCCGCTTCGGCACGGTGATTCAGGCTGATATCGAAGGCGGTGCATGGCCGCTGACGGGCCGTGAATTCGCGGCAGTCGTGGTCACCAATTACCTTTGGCGGCCGAATTTTCCGAACATTCTGAGCAGCATCGCCCCCGGTGGCGTGCTGATCTATGAAACTTTTGCCCTCGGCAACGAGTCTGTAGGCAGACCGGCGCGCGCGGAATTTCTGCTGCAACCCGGTGAATTGCTGGGGCTTTGCAAAGGTTTACGCGTCATCGCCTACGAAGACGGATTCCTCGAAGATCCTGCCCGATTCGTGCAGCGCATCGTCGCCAGACGTGAACCTTCACCCGCGACAGAGTCATTCAGGGCCCAACTGGGTCACTCTGTCTAG
- the dapA gene encoding 4-hydroxy-tetrahydrodipicolinate synthase has product MTSPSAPLTGSIVALVTPMHADGSVDYPTLRKLIDWHIAEGTACLGVVGTTGESPTVNVEEHCEIIRVSVEQAAKRVPVMAGCGANSTAEAIELAKYAKSVGADSQLQVVPYYNKPTQEGQYQHFKTIAESVGDLPMYLYNVPGRSVADMQHDTVLRLAQVPGIVGIKEATGNIERAQWLIRDVPKGFGVYSGDDPTAVALMLCGGQGNISVTANVAPRLMAELCKAALAGDVRKAMEIQFKLMPVHKNLFVEANPIPVKWAMQRMGLCGGTLRLPMTTMSQGNEAVVEAALRSAGLLN; this is encoded by the coding sequence ATGACTTCTCCCAGCGCTCCTCTGACCGGCAGCATCGTCGCTCTGGTCACCCCCATGCACGCAGACGGCAGTGTGGACTACCCCACCCTGCGCAAACTGATCGACTGGCACATCGCCGAAGGCACTGCTTGCCTGGGCGTGGTCGGCACGACCGGCGAGTCGCCCACGGTCAACGTGGAAGAGCACTGCGAGATCATCCGCGTGTCCGTCGAGCAGGCCGCCAAGCGCGTGCCGGTGATGGCCGGCTGCGGTGCCAACTCCACTGCCGAAGCGATCGAGCTGGCCAAGTACGCCAAGAGCGTGGGCGCCGACAGCCAATTGCAGGTCGTGCCCTACTACAACAAGCCGACGCAAGAAGGCCAGTACCAGCACTTCAAGACGATTGCCGAATCCGTCGGCGATCTGCCCATGTACCTGTACAACGTGCCCGGCCGCTCGGTCGCGGACATGCAGCACGACACCGTGCTGCGTCTCGCGCAAGTGCCCGGCATCGTCGGCATCAAGGAAGCCACGGGCAACATCGAACGTGCGCAATGGCTGATCCGCGACGTTCCCAAGGGCTTCGGCGTGTACTCCGGTGACGATCCAACCGCCGTGGCGCTGATGCTCTGCGGCGGCCAGGGCAACATCAGCGTGACGGCCAACGTGGCCCCGCGCTTGATGGCCGAATTGTGCAAGGCCGCTCTGGCTGGCGATGTCCGCAAGGCCATGGAAATCCAGTTCAAGCTGATGCCCGTGCACAAGAACCTGTTCGTGGAAGCCAACCCCATCCCCGTGAAGTGGGCCATGCAGCGCATGGGACTTTGCGGTGGCACCCTGCGTCTGCCCATGACCACGATGAGCCAAGGCAATGAAGCCGTCGTGGAAGCTGCGCTACGCTCGGCGGGTTTGCTCAATTAA
- the bamC gene encoding outer membrane protein assembly factor BamC, with protein MNATTRLGLLGLALALSACSVLESDKIDYKSARKGATLEVPPDLSQLSADTRYTVPGGAASAVAFEAGQKAKPVGPNTAPSTIGDVRIERDGNQRWLVIDRPAEKLWDPVRDFWLESGFVFTTDNSELGILETDWAENRAKIPQDIIRSSIGKLFDGLYSTGERDKFRTRLERNAKGGTNLFVSHRGMVEVYSSQQKDATMWQPRPVDPELEAEFLRRMMVKLGVSEEQSKAAAASAQAAPLAATAKVANVNGVPAIQMDEGFDRAWRRVGLSLDRTGFTVEDRNRTEGVYYVRYVAPNANKKEQGFFSKLFSGSPDAVPPLKYRVTVRSEGSQSTVSVLNATGAPEASTNAERILRVLADDMK; from the coding sequence GTGAACGCTACGACTCGACTCGGCCTGCTGGGCCTGGCATTGGCCTTGTCGGCCTGCTCCGTGCTGGAGAGCGACAAGATCGACTACAAGAGTGCCAGGAAGGGCGCGACACTGGAAGTGCCGCCCGATCTGTCACAGCTCTCGGCCGATACGCGCTACACGGTGCCCGGCGGCGCGGCTTCCGCTGTCGCTTTCGAAGCAGGCCAGAAGGCCAAGCCCGTGGGCCCGAACACCGCTCCTTCGACGATTGGCGATGTGCGCATCGAACGCGACGGCAACCAGCGCTGGCTGGTGATCGACCGCCCGGCCGAAAAGCTCTGGGATCCCGTGCGTGATTTCTGGCTGGAAAGCGGCTTCGTGTTCACCACGGACAACTCCGAGCTGGGCATTCTGGAAACCGACTGGGCCGAAAACCGTGCCAAGATCCCGCAGGACATCATCCGCTCGAGCATCGGCAAGCTGTTCGACGGCCTGTACTCGACCGGCGAGCGTGACAAGTTCCGCACCCGCCTCGAGCGCAATGCCAAGGGCGGCACCAACCTCTTCGTCAGCCACCGCGGCATGGTCGAGGTCTACAGCAGCCAACAAAAAGACGCGACCATGTGGCAGCCACGCCCGGTCGATCCCGAGCTGGAGGCCGAATTCCTGCGCCGCATGATGGTCAAGCTCGGCGTGAGCGAAGAGCAGTCCAAGGCGGCAGCCGCTTCCGCACAGGCCGCACCGCTGGCCGCCACCGCCAAGGTCGCGAACGTCAACGGCGTGCCTGCTATCCAGATGGATGAAGGCTTCGACCGAGCATGGCGTCGTGTCGGCCTGTCGCTGGACCGCACCGGCTTCACCGTCGAAGACCGCAACCGCACCGAAGGCGTGTACTACGTGCGCTACGTGGCTCCGAACGCCAACAAGAAGGAACAAGGCTTCTTCAGCAAGCTCTTCTCGGGCTCGCCAGACGCCGTGCCTCCACTCAAGTACCGCGTCACCGTGCGCAGCGAAGGCTCGCAAAGCACCGTGTCCGTGTTGAACGC